One window of the Sebastes umbrosus isolate fSebUmb1 chromosome 1, fSebUmb1.pri, whole genome shotgun sequence genome contains the following:
- the LOC119484662 gene encoding uncharacterized protein LOC119484662, protein MTELRSWYFHQESRSVQSDDLTQKIQDEFHRITTVHLESKCMSKLDEYTPRLLNLFYSKGGTMGLRLQAILLKAPSLPSINMTRDVVIQCLMVYLGESTDQLLKEYDDADEDSVSQDLAVQRMKIYNIKTNTSEVPDDIGIVIEGMKVLTALGNFPRACSLLVGLAYAVNLAYPKELRYTLEVFQKLCLKVDCLNLSPKVNSL, encoded by the exons ATGACCGAATTGAGAAGTTGGTACTTCCATCAGGAATCCCGCAGTGTACAGTCAGATGATTTAACCCAGAAG ATCCAGGATGAGTTTCACAGAATCACAACTGTGCACCTTGAATCAAAGTGCATGTCCAAGCTGGATGAATACACTCCCAGGCTTCTGAACCTCTTCTACTCCAAGGGCGGAACCATGGGGTTGAGGCTGCAGGCTATCCTACTCAAG GCCCCAAGCCTTCCAAGCATCAACATGACCAGAGATGTTGTCATTCAGTGTTTGATGGTGTACCTTGGGGAATCGACGGATCAACTCTTAAAAGAGTATGAT GATGCTGATGAAGACAGTGTGTCACAGGACCTTGCTGTACAGAGGATGAAAATCTACAACATCAAGACTAATACGTCAGAGGTTCCCGACGACATCGGTATTGTGATCGAGGGCATGAAAGTTCTGACTGCTCTGGGTAACTTTCCAAGGGCTTGCTCCTTGCTCGTTGGGTTGGCATATGCAGTGAACCTCGCCTATCCAAAGGAGCTCAGGTACACGCTTGAAGTCTTCCAGAAACTCTGCCTCAAGGTGGATTGTTTGAATTTGTCCCCAAAAGTGAATAGCCTCTAG